DNA sequence from the Candidatus Kaistella beijingensis genome:
ACAGGTGAACCAAAACTGTATTCCTTACTATATGTTTTTGGCGAGAGATACGGGTGCGCAGCATTTTTTCAAAATTCCATTGGTGGAAGCGTGGGAGATTTTCAGAAACGCTTATCAGAACGTGAGTGGTATTTGCAGAACGGTTCGCGGTCCGAGTATGAGCGCAGATGCAGGAAAAGTACAGGTTTTGGGCGTTACAGAATTGGCAGATGAAAAAATTATTTCATTGCGATTTTTACAGGGACGCGATTCAGATTGGGTTGGAAAACCTTTTTTTGCGAAATATGATGAAGAAGCGTGTTGGTTAGACGAGTTGCAACCTGCTTTTGGTGAAGAACAGTTCTTTTTTGAAGAAACCTAATTTTAACTTTCATAATTTTAATTTTTGGGGCGTGTAAAGTGGATTATTTTGAAGTTTTATGCGCCCTTTTTTTGTCAGATTTTTATTATCATTACATTTGTTGACCTTAATTTTTTCAGAATATGTATAATCTTTTCAACCTTCACAACGGCGAAGAGCAGAAAGAAAAAGTGCTTGCCAATGTGAAAAGCAGTATCGCTTTTGCAGGTTCCAATGTTTGGATTTTGGCTTGTGCAATTTTGATTGCATCGGTTGGTTTAAATGTAAATTCTACGGCAGTTGTTATTGGTGCGATGTTAATTTCACCATTAATGGGACCAATTGTTGGCGCAGGTTTCGCCTTGGGAATGTATGATTTTGATTTGATGCGAAAATCATTGAAAAACCTCTTAATTTCAACGCTTATCGGACTTGTTGTATCGTTCGTTTATTTTCTTTTAAGTCCATTCAAGGAAGCACAATCTGAAATTTTAGCAAGAACCTCACCCAATATTTATGATGTTTTAATTGCTTTTTTTGGTGGTTTGGTTGGTGTTATCGCCATTACAAGAGTTGAAAAAGGAAATCCAATTCCAGGCGTCGCTATTGCTACGGCATTAATGCCACCGCTTTGTACCGCAGGTTATGGTTTGGCAACAGGGAAATTCGCTTTTTTCGGAGGAGCGATGTTTCTTTATACCATCAATTGTGTGTTCATTTGTATTGCAACTTACGCAATTGTAAAGTTTCTAAAATATCCTTCTGTCGGATTTGTAGATAAAAAACAGGAAGTAAGAGTACGGAATTGGATTACCGTTATTACCATTCTGATGATTGCGCCAAGTATTTTTTTCGCCTACCGTTTTATACAGCAACAGCGTTTTCAGGAAAAGGTAAAATCGTACGTCAACAAAGAATTTGAGAGCAAAGGAAACACCATTGTCTATCAAAAAACCACGTATTCTACAACGCAACCCCGAAAGATTGAACTTGCATTTCTCACACGGAAATTCACATCAAAACAAATAGCAGAAGAAAACAAAAAACTGAATGAATTTGGGCTTCCAAACACTATATTAGTCATAAGACAAGACAGTGCTTTTCTTGCGGATGCCTCACAACAGAAAATTGCGAGTAACGAAATTCAGAACAGCAACAACCTCGTGATTTCGGAACTGAACAAAAAATTGGAAAAATACACCTTTGAAACCGAAAACATCTACAAAGAAGCATCGGCAATTATCCCCGAACTGAAAACCCTTTCCGTAGCAAAATCCCAAACTTTTTCGCAAGGCGACTCCCTAAAAATTATTCCTGTCGCACTATATGAAACCGAAACACCGCTAAACAAGCAACGACAGGACATTTTAAGAAATTGGCTGAAAGCAAAACTGAAGGTGGATACGATTGAGATTTTTAACAGGAAATAAAGTGGTTGTTGCTATTTCTCATCAATTATTTTTTTGAAATTTAGCGTCAATCAAATTGTTATGTGTAATGTTATCAAAAAACAACGAATAAATAACTAACAAAATATAAAAAAAATGAATTTTAAAGAAATTTCAATCTTACTTTTAATAAGTGGCTTAACCCTCAATTCTTGCAAAAATACAAAGAATGAGGAAAAGATTACCACCGCAAATGCATCTAACGAGATAAAAGATGAAAACACTAGGTTAATTGAAAATAACAATTCTAAATCCGATGCGGACGACAATTTAGCCCCTTTAATTGCAGATTATATTAATAATAAATTTTTAAAGCCTGCAGATAAAAAGGTAATGTCGGAAATTGATAAAAAATTTAGTATGCATCAATCGGATTTAAATAACGATGGACAGAAAGAAGTTTTTGTGTATTTAAATTCACCTTATTTTTGCGGAACAGGCGGGTGCACTAT
Encoded proteins:
- a CDS encoding DUF389 domain-containing protein, which codes for MYNLFNLHNGEEQKEKVLANVKSSIAFAGSNVWILACAILIASVGLNVNSTAVVIGAMLISPLMGPIVGAGFALGMYDFDLMRKSLKNLLISTLIGLVVSFVYFLLSPFKEAQSEILARTSPNIYDVLIAFFGGLVGVIAITRVEKGNPIPGVAIATALMPPLCTAGYGLATGKFAFFGGAMFLYTINCVFICIATYAIVKFLKYPSVGFVDKKQEVRVRNWITVITILMIAPSIFFAYRFIQQQRFQEKVKSYVNKEFESKGNTIVYQKTTYSTTQPRKIELAFLTRKFTSKQIAEENKKLNEFGLPNTILVIRQDSAFLADASQQKIASNEIQNSNNLVISELNKKLEKYTFETENIYKEASAIIPELKTLSVAKSQTFSQGDSLKIIPVALYETETPLNKQRQDILRNWLKAKLKVDTIEIFNRK